The Sinorhizobium terangae genome has a window encoding:
- a CDS encoding ABC transporter substrate-binding protein, with the protein MTAIKSVMLSTAVLMASATASLADEVPLPAYVKDSGKLPIATTIYAPFSYIDESGKQVGLSVELAQAAAKTLGVELTIDQVPFTSLIPSLSADRIKIAWLNASVTEERLKQADFVAWMEDGTIASTLPENKDKYAKRTALCGGTVAVQSGTAADFSADQLNQECKTAGLQEFKKDIYPSQQDTVQAVITGRADAYLDDSTSAGYYSQVSKGKLVLTGEVFHKKPIGHIIKKGDAETATMLAATIQKLIDDGTYKAILDKYGMSSAAIAKPIVYTDVSQLKD; encoded by the coding sequence ATGACTGCCATTAAATCTGTAATGCTTTCGACAGCGGTGCTGATGGCTAGCGCAACTGCTTCGCTCGCAGACGAGGTTCCGCTTCCGGCCTATGTGAAGGACAGCGGCAAATTGCCAATCGCGACCACCATTTATGCTCCCTTCTCTTACATCGACGAGAGCGGCAAGCAGGTCGGTCTCAGCGTCGAATTGGCTCAGGCAGCTGCCAAAACACTTGGCGTCGAGCTGACCATCGACCAGGTCCCATTTACGTCTCTCATTCCGTCTTTGAGTGCTGACCGGATCAAGATCGCCTGGCTCAATGCATCGGTAACTGAAGAACGTCTCAAGCAAGCGGATTTCGTCGCGTGGATGGAGGACGGCACCATCGCTTCGACCCTCCCCGAAAACAAAGACAAATACGCGAAGCGCACGGCACTGTGTGGTGGCACGGTCGCGGTTCAGTCCGGCACGGCAGCCGACTTTTCTGCGGATCAGCTGAACCAGGAGTGCAAAACCGCCGGCCTTCAGGAATTCAAGAAGGATATATATCCGTCGCAGCAGGACACTGTTCAGGCCGTCATCACCGGACGGGCTGACGCTTATCTGGATGACTCTACGTCAGCCGGATACTACTCGCAGGTCAGCAAGGGAAAACTCGTTCTGACGGGCGAGGTCTTTCACAAGAAACCTATCGGCCACATCATCAAGAAGGGCGACGCCGAAACCGCCACCATGCTTGCTGCCACGATCCAAAAATTGATTGACGACGGCACCTACAAGGCCATCCTCGACAAATACGGCATGTCTTCGGCCGCGATCGCAAAGCCGATCGTCTACACGGATGTATCCCAGCTCAAAGATTGA
- a CDS encoding amino acid ABC transporter permease yields the protein MNVLPLKDDSVAAKHTTQFKVVPLRHPWRWTAAGLVAILMLLLMQAVVSNPNLQWPVVASYILNPIILQGLWITVGLTLAIMFFASVIGMIVALMMLSPSRMLSLPAAGFIWWFRGTPALVQLILWYNLSLIFKDITLWLPGLGTIFSIPTNTIMTPLVAAVVALSLHEAGYMAEIIRNGLKSVSRGQTEAALCLGMKPSLLLRRIVIPQAMRVIIPPTGNETINLLKTTSLVSIIAVGDLLYSAQAIYARTFETIPLLLVATFWYLVVVSIMTVGQGYLERYYSRDEAGHDSAPVGLSRLGLILTMREKWRAAQ from the coding sequence TTGAACGTTCTCCCCCTCAAAGACGATAGCGTCGCTGCAAAGCACACGACGCAGTTCAAGGTGGTGCCTCTCCGTCATCCCTGGCGCTGGACGGCTGCTGGTTTGGTCGCAATTCTTATGCTTCTGCTGATGCAGGCAGTCGTCAGCAATCCCAACCTTCAGTGGCCCGTCGTAGCCTCCTACATCCTGAACCCGATTATCTTGCAAGGGCTATGGATAACTGTCGGATTGACCCTGGCCATCATGTTTTTTGCCAGCGTCATTGGCATGATCGTCGCCTTGATGATGCTTTCGCCGAGCAGAATGCTGTCACTCCCGGCCGCAGGGTTCATCTGGTGGTTCCGGGGCACACCAGCGCTCGTCCAGCTTATCCTTTGGTACAACCTGTCGCTCATCTTCAAAGACATCACGCTTTGGTTGCCGGGCCTTGGTACGATCTTTTCGATTCCCACGAACACGATAATGACGCCGTTGGTTGCGGCGGTCGTTGCGCTGTCCCTCCATGAAGCGGGCTATATGGCGGAGATCATCCGAAACGGATTGAAATCAGTGAGCCGTGGCCAAACCGAAGCGGCTCTGTGTCTTGGGATGAAACCGTCTCTGTTGCTGCGACGGATTGTTATCCCTCAAGCGATGCGCGTCATCATTCCTCCGACCGGAAACGAGACGATCAATCTGCTCAAAACGACGTCCCTCGTCAGTATCATTGCCGTCGGCGACCTTTTGTACTCGGCGCAGGCGATTTATGCCCGGACGTTCGAAACCATCCCTCTCTTGCTCGTCGCCACTTTCTGGTACCTCGTTGTCGTCTCCATAATGACCGTCGGTCAAGGCTACCTGGAACGTTACTACTCAAGAGATGAAGCCGGACACGACTCCGCTCCGGTTGGCCTATCACGGCTTGGTTTGATCCTCACTATGCGTGAAAAATGGAGAGCCGCACAATGA
- a CDS encoding amino acid ABC transporter ATP-binding protein has protein sequence MKTNHFERFGVSSSVMIHASDVRKSYGSYEVLKGVNVSVPNGSVACIIGPSGSGKSTFLRCINHLEEINSGLLLVDGDFVGYRLKDDRLHELRASQICARRAEIGMVFQHFNLFPHMTVLENLMEAPVRVRGEKRVEARQHALELLRRVGLAEKASAYPRQLSGGQQQRVAIARALAMRPKVLLFDEPTSALDPELVGEVLSVMKDLARDGMTMVVVTHEIGFAREVADQLIFMDGGTVMEQGDPREMIANPKSPRTREFLAKVL, from the coding sequence ATGAAGACCAATCACTTCGAACGGTTCGGTGTCTCTTCCTCCGTCATGATACACGCGTCAGATGTCAGGAAATCCTACGGTAGCTATGAAGTACTGAAGGGCGTGAATGTCTCGGTGCCGAACGGATCGGTCGCCTGCATTATCGGACCGTCCGGCTCTGGTAAGAGCACATTTCTCAGGTGCATCAATCATCTCGAGGAGATCAACAGCGGACTGCTGCTGGTCGATGGGGACTTCGTTGGGTACCGCTTGAAAGACGACAGGCTCCATGAACTGAGGGCGTCGCAGATTTGTGCACGGCGTGCCGAAATCGGCATGGTCTTCCAGCATTTCAATCTGTTCCCGCATATGACCGTGCTTGAAAACCTCATGGAAGCTCCGGTCCGCGTCCGCGGTGAGAAGCGCGTCGAAGCGCGGCAACACGCTTTGGAGCTTTTGCGCCGAGTAGGGCTGGCCGAAAAGGCTTCCGCCTATCCAAGACAACTGTCCGGCGGCCAGCAGCAGCGAGTTGCGATCGCGCGAGCCTTGGCGATGCGCCCGAAAGTGTTGCTGTTCGATGAGCCGACCTCGGCGCTCGATCCCGAATTGGTCGGCGAGGTCCTCTCAGTCATGAAGGACCTGGCCCGTGACGGGATGACGATGGTCGTGGTCACGCATGAAATCGGATTCGCCCGTGAAGTCGCGGACCAGTTGATCTTCATGGACGGGGGAACCGTCATGGAACAAGGCGATCCGCGCGAGATGATCGCCAACCCCAAGTCACCCCGCACACGCGAGTTCCTGGCCAAAGTCCTTTAG
- a CDS encoding MalY/PatB family protein — protein sequence MHDLHRAPADAAAETTNFDEVLDRSTLSTVKWEMEIDRTGNKSLLGFGTADMDFRSPKPIAAALERTARLGHFGYPYKPNSYYDALSGFYKRHFGWEIRREWIAHNVGIYPSMRPLIDRLSVEGDEIIYQPPVHFQFRNIVAAAGRVPVANPLMLRNGRYEFDFDQLSRCVSSRTRLLLLCNPHNPVGRVWSREELARLAEFCQQHNVVVVSDEVYCGLLHEGAHFTPFASVSSEALMNSVSLLSASKMFNLTGLKHSQVIAANPRLMHEYLEGLKRDTSGYGGSLFGHAATEVAYRDCDGWLGDLMRYVAGNYAFAEAFFKERLPRIRARPTESTYFMWLDLSDYGMSHQEMLDLFETRHGLVLNYGEDYGPGGEGHIRLNIGTPRSVLAQGLERMAEALSSHER from the coding sequence ATGCACGATTTGCACCGGGCGCCGGCCGACGCCGCCGCGGAAACGACCAACTTTGACGAAGTCCTCGACCGCTCGACCCTGAGCACCGTCAAATGGGAAATGGAAATTGATCGTACCGGGAACAAATCCCTGCTCGGCTTCGGTACAGCAGATATGGACTTCCGGTCGCCCAAGCCAATTGCAGCGGCTCTTGAGCGCACCGCGCGGCTTGGCCATTTCGGGTACCCCTACAAGCCAAACAGCTACTACGACGCGCTGAGCGGCTTCTACAAGAGGCATTTCGGGTGGGAGATCAGGCGCGAGTGGATCGCCCACAATGTTGGCATCTACCCCTCCATGCGACCCTTGATCGATCGCCTGAGTGTCGAGGGCGACGAGATCATCTACCAGCCGCCGGTCCACTTCCAGTTCAGGAATATAGTGGCCGCCGCCGGTCGCGTGCCGGTTGCAAACCCTCTGATGCTACGCAATGGCCGTTATGAATTCGACTTCGATCAGCTGTCCCGCTGCGTAAGCAGCCGCACAAGACTGCTCTTGCTTTGCAACCCTCACAACCCTGTCGGCCGGGTATGGTCGCGAGAAGAATTGGCGCGGCTTGCGGAATTTTGCCAGCAGCACAACGTCGTTGTCGTTTCCGACGAGGTCTATTGCGGCCTGCTGCACGAAGGCGCTCACTTTACTCCTTTCGCGAGCGTTTCATCAGAGGCTCTCATGAATTCGGTGAGCCTGCTTTCCGCCAGCAAGATGTTTAATTTGACCGGACTGAAGCACTCTCAAGTCATTGCCGCCAATCCTCGGCTCATGCATGAGTATCTCGAGGGGTTGAAGCGCGATACCTCCGGCTACGGCGGTTCTCTATTCGGCCACGCCGCGACCGAGGTGGCATACCGGGATTGCGATGGGTGGCTGGGCGATCTCATGAGGTATGTTGCCGGAAACTATGCCTTCGCCGAGGCTTTCTTCAAGGAAAGACTTCCGCGTATTCGCGCGCGCCCGACGGAATCCACCTACTTCATGTGGCTTGACCTGTCGGATTACGGCATGTCGCACCAGGAAATGCTCGACTTGTTTGAAACAAGGCACGGCCTCGTCCTCAACTATGGTGAAGACTATGGGCCCGGCGGTGAAGGACATATCCGCCTGAATATCGGCACGCCAAGGTCTGTTCTTGCTCAAGGACTCGAGCGAATGGCGGAAGCATTGTCCAGCCACGAAAGATGA
- a CDS encoding RidA family protein, whose product MEISTPNAPAAVGPYSQARRHGNLLFVSGQLPLDPVTGTMASDAEAQMRQVLANIEAIVTAAGAKMSNVLKTTVLVTDLSKFKQLNEIYAAAFSKPCPARATYQVAALPMGAQVEIEAIAVIPGEADHVCKGSCAAAAL is encoded by the coding sequence ATGGAAATCTCGACCCCTAACGCGCCCGCAGCTGTCGGTCCCTATAGCCAGGCGAGACGCCATGGAAATCTGCTTTTCGTTTCAGGCCAACTGCCTCTTGACCCCGTGACAGGGACCATGGCGAGCGACGCGGAAGCGCAGATGCGCCAGGTGCTGGCAAATATCGAAGCGATTGTGACTGCGGCGGGGGCAAAGATGTCCAATGTCCTGAAGACGACCGTGCTCGTGACCGATCTTTCGAAGTTCAAGCAGTTGAACGAGATTTATGCTGCGGCCTTCTCAAAGCCCTGTCCGGCACGCGCGACCTATCAGGTGGCGGCGTTGCCGATGGGCGCTCAAGTTGAAATCGAGGCTATCGCCGTCATTCCAGGTGAAGCGGATCATGTTTGTAAGGGATCCTGCGCCGCGGCGGCCTTGTAA
- a CDS encoding 1-aminocyclopropane-1-carboxylate deaminase/D-cysteine desulfhydrase — translation MTDQVDLVPLGFFPTPIDNWENLGRELGISLSAKRDDLSGLGGGGNKIRKLQYLLAEAKAEKATTLITAGAAQSNHVRQTAAVARKHGMRPLALLRGQLPSNPSGNLLLDRLLGAELEFHDRDDFNAMVVDLMLERKAELEASGERAYVIPIGGSSPLGALGYVDCAKEMREQFDARRQRHPDYIVVAMGSGGTYAGLVAGCARYLPNTQVLGIVITTAAFASRECAASLTNDTARLAGVDRRWDAEDLLLNYQHIGPEYGIASEEGNAAIRKVAGAEGVFLDPTYTGKVFAGLIASLGETIPAGSDVVFVHTGGSPALFARG, via the coding sequence ATGACAGATCAAGTTGATTTGGTCCCACTTGGCTTCTTCCCAACCCCGATCGACAACTGGGAAAACCTTGGGCGTGAACTCGGCATTTCGCTCAGCGCGAAGCGGGATGATCTTTCCGGCCTGGGCGGCGGCGGAAACAAGATCAGGAAGCTGCAATATCTTCTTGCCGAAGCCAAAGCGGAAAAGGCAACGACGCTGATCACGGCGGGCGCCGCGCAATCGAACCATGTCCGGCAAACCGCGGCTGTCGCCAGAAAACATGGCATGCGGCCTTTAGCCCTGCTTCGCGGGCAGCTGCCCTCCAACCCCTCGGGAAACCTGCTTCTCGATCGACTTTTGGGCGCGGAGTTGGAATTTCACGATCGTGACGACTTCAACGCCATGGTCGTGGACCTTATGCTGGAGCGCAAGGCAGAGCTGGAAGCCTCAGGCGAGCGCGCCTATGTCATCCCGATTGGCGGGTCGAGCCCCTTGGGAGCTCTTGGTTACGTCGATTGCGCCAAAGAGATGCGCGAGCAGTTCGATGCGCGCCGGCAGAGACATCCGGATTATATCGTGGTCGCAATGGGCTCGGGCGGCACGTATGCCGGCCTCGTCGCAGGATGCGCGCGATATCTGCCCAACACGCAAGTTCTCGGTATCGTTATTACAACAGCGGCCTTTGCTTCGCGCGAATGCGCGGCGTCATTGACGAACGACACCGCCCGACTTGCCGGTGTCGATCGGCGCTGGGATGCGGAAGATCTGTTGCTCAACTATCAGCATATCGGGCCGGAATACGGGATCGCCAGCGAAGAAGGGAATGCTGCAATCCGCAAGGTAGCAGGAGCTGAAGGGGTTTTTTTGGACCCGACATATACGGGAAAGGTCTTCGCGGGTTTGATCGCATCCCTCGGGGAGACGATCCCGGCAGGCAGTGATGTGGTTTTCGTGCACACCGGGGGAAGCCCAGCCCTTTTCGCACGCGGATAA
- a CDS encoding helix-turn-helix domain-containing protein has translation MLPSRQNDSDPDFASAPVVGQVESWSSSEGSFHNHRRHQLIYAIKGVIHVSTQASRWVLPPTRALWICANTDHKLSVARAAEIRVLYIDPDAVCAPTSSSCVVVEVTPLVRELISSCAGLSWNYQSGSKEARLCEVLLDQIATLDRSPVDLPVPSDPRGLRIVEILKRDPSSREPLASLAARVGASSRTVERIFVRETHLAFGAWRQRLRLLAALELLAYGEAVTNVALDVGYESASSFVAAFRETFGTTPARFFK, from the coding sequence ATGTTGCCCTCTCGTCAAAACGACTCCGATCCTGATTTCGCCTCCGCTCCTGTTGTGGGCCAGGTCGAAAGCTGGTCATCAAGTGAGGGATCTTTCCACAATCACCGGCGCCACCAACTGATTTACGCGATAAAAGGTGTGATTCACGTATCGACACAAGCTAGCAGATGGGTGCTTCCTCCCACACGGGCATTGTGGATATGCGCAAATACAGACCACAAATTGAGCGTGGCGAGAGCAGCCGAAATCCGCGTTCTTTACATCGACCCGGATGCTGTTTGTGCACCGACCTCATCGTCGTGTGTTGTTGTGGAGGTGACGCCGCTTGTACGCGAGCTGATCTCATCGTGCGCGGGTCTGTCGTGGAACTATCAGTCAGGTTCGAAGGAAGCTCGGCTTTGCGAGGTTTTGCTTGACCAGATCGCGACGCTCGACCGCTCGCCTGTCGATCTGCCTGTCCCCAGTGATCCACGGGGTTTGCGCATAGTGGAGATCCTCAAGCGCGATCCCTCGAGTCGCGAACCACTCGCCTCATTGGCTGCACGAGTGGGGGCGAGTTCAAGAACCGTCGAACGCATTTTCGTGCGGGAAACCCATCTTGCGTTTGGTGCCTGGCGTCAACGTCTCCGCTTGCTGGCGGCACTTGAACTTCTGGCTTACGGAGAAGCTGTGACCAATGTCGCCTTGGATGTCGGTTACGAGTCCGCCTCCAGTTTTGTAGCAGCGTTCCGCGAAACGTTCGGAACAACACCCGCCCGGTTCTTCAAGTGA
- a CDS encoding AraC family transcriptional regulator, translated as MMDYDRTISASNTTLEMLDDGDEALGDPRVMFRWHHYPSAHVVTRHLHARVQLICVFAGVVLVETDGGRFMTPPGHGLVVPAGLPHSHIVLSDVMMVSVYLNPTEGVGRQEPFVFEVTDLGRSLLLEAVKLKEAAVANPRSCLVQELLLEEITNLEEKHLVLSLPSDVRLANLCRGFLEAPTPNDHIDDWAGKLGMSRRAFTRFFRRETGVSFLKWRQQAIVFSSLPRLSAGQPVTSVALEAGYGNIGAFTTMFRRVMGLPPKQYAKRAGPLLSADHVKHAG; from the coding sequence ATGATGGACTATGATCGCACGATATCAGCGTCGAACACGACACTCGAAATGCTCGATGATGGCGATGAGGCTCTTGGCGACCCGCGTGTCATGTTCCGATGGCATCATTACCCGTCGGCGCACGTGGTCACGCGCCATCTTCACGCCCGTGTCCAGCTTATTTGCGTTTTTGCCGGTGTGGTCCTGGTTGAAACAGACGGCGGGCGCTTTATGACGCCGCCCGGTCATGGCCTCGTTGTGCCTGCCGGGCTGCCACATTCTCACATCGTCCTCAGCGACGTAATGATGGTTTCCGTCTATTTGAATCCGACAGAAGGCGTTGGGCGGCAAGAGCCCTTTGTTTTTGAAGTGACGGATCTTGGCCGTAGCCTCTTGCTGGAAGCCGTCAAGCTGAAGGAAGCTGCCGTCGCAAACCCAAGGTCTTGTCTAGTGCAAGAACTCCTGCTCGAAGAGATCACGAATTTGGAAGAAAAACATCTCGTGCTCTCGTTGCCCTCAGATGTGAGGCTCGCAAACCTATGCCGCGGCTTCTTGGAAGCTCCAACGCCTAACGATCATATTGATGATTGGGCCGGGAAGCTCGGGATGAGCCGCAGAGCCTTCACGCGTTTTTTCCGCCGAGAGACTGGCGTAAGCTTTCTGAAATGGCGCCAACAGGCGATAGTGTTTTCAAGCTTGCCCCGTCTTTCAGCGGGGCAGCCGGTGACATCTGTCGCGCTCGAGGCGGGCTACGGCAATATCGGCGCCTTCACCACCATGTTCCGCCGGGTCATGGGCCTTCCCCCAAAACAGTATGCCAAAAGGGCAGGTCCTTTGCTAAGCGCTGACCATGTCAAACACGCAGGCTAG
- a CDS encoding siderophore-interacting protein, whose product MNKADVNPPYDIFSVTVKKATLITPLLKRISVDAQEVSGLRPDLPGQYLKVFVRDSDGFRQPGRAYTVRRFNPTTSELELDFVLHGDEGNISRWASRAEAGDRLEISRPNTRSGISINPEIRNYILFADETGLPAVAAIVEALPPTAEAQVFIEIANAEEMQSVGAAAAVSVRWLCRELGETLVDAVKDLSVPSGSLVWVTAESGQVSAIRTELKRQQSLETCAVHASGYWKKGVADHREPD is encoded by the coding sequence ATGAACAAAGCGGATGTGAATCCCCCCTACGATATCTTCAGCGTGACCGTAAAAAAAGCGACGTTGATAACCCCGCTCTTGAAGCGCATAAGCGTGGATGCGCAAGAAGTATCGGGGCTGCGACCAGATCTGCCTGGTCAATACCTGAAAGTTTTCGTTCGCGACTCAGACGGATTTCGGCAGCCTGGGCGCGCTTATACTGTTAGGCGGTTCAATCCGACGACGAGTGAACTTGAGCTCGACTTTGTATTGCACGGCGACGAGGGCAACATATCCAGGTGGGCGTCCCGAGCAGAAGCCGGCGATAGATTGGAAATAAGCAGGCCTAACACGCGGAGCGGAATCTCGATTAATCCGGAAATCAGGAACTACATTCTTTTCGCCGACGAGACCGGTTTGCCAGCTGTCGCCGCCATCGTGGAGGCGCTTCCTCCGACGGCGGAAGCGCAAGTATTCATTGAGATCGCGAATGCTGAAGAGATGCAGTCCGTTGGCGCAGCGGCGGCAGTTTCAGTGCGCTGGCTCTGCCGCGAGCTCGGCGAGACACTGGTTGATGCTGTTAAGGATCTATCCGTCCCATCGGGTTCCCTGGTTTGGGTAACGGCAGAATCAGGCCAGGTTTCGGCGATCAGGACCGAGCTAAAAAGACAACAATCGCTTGAAACCTGCGCGGTTCATGCGAGCGGGTACTGGAAGAAGGGCGTGGCGGATCACCGCGAACCTGACTGA
- a CDS encoding MFS transporter: MTDSKLKLARRNSAINPDADVQLRDSKRATRLSFFISGFALACWAPMVPYAQSRIDADSATLGSVLLCLGLGAVVGMPTAGIVSNRIGSRPVLIAGAVGLATVLPLMAALANPIVLAIALLLFGCSIGAIDVATNMHGAEVQDLAGVPLMSGFHGVYSIGGLVGAAGMTFLIAVGPGVLAASAVASLVMIICIVCAVPGFLKTKPASDGAIFAVPRGRVLAVGLLLMVIFLAEGAMLDWGAILLTSKKLKVSFSGSGYALFAIAMTVSRFVGDKAVERLGESMMLVFGISVAALGIIFAAYAETVSMTLAAITIAGLAAGNIVPILFSLAAVQRSMPAPQAIAATGTLGYAGILIGPALIGHAAEVIGLPNAIAGVGILAIVALLLIPAISFRESTIASAH, encoded by the coding sequence ATGACAGATTCGAAATTGAAGCTGGCCCGCAGGAATTCTGCGATCAACCCCGATGCTGATGTGCAGTTGCGAGACAGTAAGCGCGCTACGCGGCTTTCCTTCTTCATTTCAGGCTTCGCGCTGGCATGCTGGGCACCGATGGTGCCATACGCGCAAAGCCGCATTGACGCAGATTCTGCGACCTTGGGATCGGTGCTTCTGTGCCTTGGCCTTGGCGCGGTCGTGGGCATGCCGACTGCAGGTATAGTCTCCAACAGGATAGGAAGCAGGCCAGTCTTGATTGCCGGGGCTGTGGGCCTAGCCACGGTGCTGCCGCTCATGGCGGCGCTGGCGAACCCGATAGTCCTCGCAATTGCACTTCTGCTGTTTGGTTGCTCAATTGGCGCGATTGATGTCGCCACCAATATGCATGGAGCCGAAGTTCAAGATCTTGCAGGCGTGCCCCTGATGTCAGGGTTTCACGGCGTCTACAGTATTGGCGGGCTGGTCGGGGCGGCAGGAATGACTTTCCTTATCGCGGTCGGGCCCGGCGTCCTCGCCGCTTCCGCCGTGGCATCATTGGTTATGATCATTTGCATTGTTTGCGCGGTACCCGGATTTCTTAAAACGAAGCCAGCTTCCGACGGGGCGATTTTTGCGGTTCCCAGAGGAAGGGTGCTCGCGGTCGGTTTGCTTTTGATGGTCATCTTCCTAGCGGAAGGTGCGATGCTCGACTGGGGAGCCATTTTGCTGACCTCCAAGAAATTGAAAGTTTCATTTTCGGGCAGCGGCTATGCTCTCTTTGCAATCGCGATGACCGTTAGTAGATTTGTGGGCGACAAGGCGGTTGAACGCCTCGGCGAGTCCATGATGCTCGTCTTCGGCATTTCAGTGGCTGCTTTGGGTATAATCTTCGCCGCCTACGCCGAGACTGTCTCGATGACTTTGGCAGCCATCACCATCGCAGGGCTGGCCGCGGGAAATATAGTCCCGATCCTGTTCTCGCTCGCTGCGGTACAGCGATCGATGCCGGCCCCCCAAGCAATCGCCGCGACGGGAACGCTTGGTTATGCTGGAATTTTGATCGGACCCGCACTCATCGGTCACGCTGCCGAGGTCATTGGGCTTCCAAATGCAATTGCTGGCGTTGGCATATTAGCAATCGTCGCCCTGCTTCTCATTCCAGCGATCTCATTTCGTGAATCGACCATTGCCTCCGCGCATTGA